One stretch of Cheilinus undulatus linkage group 5, ASM1832078v1, whole genome shotgun sequence DNA includes these proteins:
- the LOC121510503 gene encoding leukocyte surface antigen CD53-like: MSRSCVNFLKTMVINLNFLCWLCGAFVVAFGEFQMIHSRYASLITTFWPIYPANTLVVTGTIVMCVCYIGVLGGMRENRCMLISFFLLLVILMLVELAMALVFLVYSREIDSYFEKDLMQSLEIYRQSSPEGNKTIKDDFDAVQHLFRCCGVHGEADWKGNVPVSCCTKDPCSVRFQTNWKEGCVDKLKNWFAHNYLSTGAGVITMFIIQVICLSITIPLFCHFKRRGLGYQ; this comes from the exons ATGAGTCGCTCTTGTGTAAACTTCTTGAAAACGATGGTGATCAATCTCAACTTTCTGTGCTGG CTTTGTGGTGCATTTGTGGTGGCTTTCGGGGAGTTCCAGATGATACACTCCAGGTATGCCTCCCTCATCACCACCTTCTGGCCCATCTACCCCGCCAACACTCTGGTGGTCACTGGAACCATcgtcatgtgtgtgtgttacataGGAGTGTTAGGGGGCATGAGGGAGAATCGCTGCATGCTGATCAGT TTCTTCCTTCTGTTGGTCATCCTGATGCTGGTGGAGCTGGCCATGGCTCTGGTGTTCCTGGTCTACAGCAGAGAG ATTGACTCGTACTTTGAGAAAGACCTGATGCAAAGCCTGGAGATCTACAGACAGTCCAGTCCAGAAGGCAACAAAACCATTAAAGATGACTTTGATGCTGTTCAGCACCTG TTTAGGTGCTGTGGAGTTCATGGTGAGGCGGACTGGAAAGGTAACGTCCCGGTCTCCTGTTGTACCAAGGACCCATGTAGCGTCCGCTTTCAAACCAACTGGAAAGAG GGATGTGTGGATAAACTGAAGAACTGGTTTGCCCATAACTACCTGAGCACAGGTGCGGGTGTTATTACCATGTTTATCATACAG GttatctgtctgtccatcacCATCcccctgttttgccactttaagagGCGTGGGCTTGGATACCAGTGA